From the Bradyrhizobium ontarionense genome, the window TTGATCTCGTCGACGAGGTCCCAGGCCCGCTTGTAGGACATCTCCATGGCGCGGCCGGCGGCCGAGATCGAGCCGTGCCTGTCGATGTTCTCCAGCAGCGCGATCTTGCCCGGCCCGATCCGGCTGCCGCCATCGAGATCGATGCGCAGGCTGAGGGAAGGAAGGGCGCTCGGTTTCGGCATGGATGGTCTGCTCGCGCGGAGGTGAGGCGGACATTGCCACTATCACCTTTTGCGAACAAGATGACCGCAATCCACAAACCGCATGATGGAAATCGGGGGAGAAATGCTGCCTGCGCTGTTTTCACCGCTTAACGTTGGTCCCTATCACCTGAAGCATCGCGTCGTGATGGCGCCGCTGACCCGGATGCGCGCCGACAAGGCGACGCTCGCACCGCGGCCGTTGAACGTCGACTATTATGCCCAGCGTACGACGCCGGGCGGGCTGATCATCGCCGAGGCGACGCCGGTGCTGCCGACCGGCACCGGCAGTCCGAACGTGCCCGGCATCTACAGCGAGGCGCAGATCGCCGGCTGGAAACCTGTCGTCGACGCCGTTCATGCCAGGGGCGGACTGATCTTCCTGCAGCTCTGGCATGTCGGGCGCGTCTCGCATTCCTCGTTCCAGCCGGGCGGGTTGCTTCCGGTGGCGCCGTCGGCGATCGCGATCGGCGATGATCTCAAGGCGATGACATCGGATGGCAAGGTCGTGCCTTACGAGACACCGCGTGCGCTCGACACCGACGAGATCCCCGGCATCGTCGCGGCCTACGGCCAAGCCGCGCGCAACGCGCTCGCCGCTGGCTTCGACGGTGTCGAGGTGCACGGCGCCAACGGCTATCTGATCGAGCAGTTCCTGCAGACGCGCACCAACCAGCGCACCGACCGCTATGGCGGCGGAATCGAGAACCGCAGCCGCTTCCTGCTCGAGGTGACGCAGGCTGTGATCGATGCGTGCGGCGCCGACAAGGTCGGCGTCCGGCTGTCGCCCTACGGCATCGCCAACGGCTCCGGCGAGCCCGAGCCGATGCCGCTCTATACTCACGCAATCCAGGCATTGAACAATCTCGGCATCGCCTATCTGCATCTGATCGAGCCGCGCTCCTCCGGCGCCGGTCGCGCCGACGTCAACTGGCAGAACGTGCCGTCGGCGCTGCAGCTGTTCCGGCCGATCTGGAAGGGCGTGCTCATCGGCGCCGGCGGCTTCACCGGCGAGCCGGCGGAGGCGGCGATCAAGGCCGGCCATGCCGACGCCATCGCGTTCGGCCGCTACTTCATCTCCAATCCGGACTTGCCGCGCCGGCTGCAGCACGGCTGGCCGTTGACGCCGTATCACCGCCCGACCTTCTATGGCGGCGACGCCAAGGGCTATATCGATTATCCGGTCTATGACGAGATGGCGCCCGCTTAGCTCGACTGCGTCACAAGAGCTGAGCAGTCGCGTTTTCATTGTCATTCCGGGGCAATCGTCCATGCGCAGGCGCGAAGCGGCTGCGTGTTGACGATTGAACCCGGATTGACGCCGTGGATGGATGCTTGCCATGCCCAAATCCTCACCTCCCGCCGGCATCGCCTCCGGCCAATGCCTGTGCGGCCGCGTCGCCTTCGAGATCGACGTCCCGGCGCGCTGGGCGTGGCATGATCATTCGGCGCCCAGCCGCCGCGCCCATGGCGCGGCCTACGCCACCTATGTCGGAAGCTGGCGCAAGCGCCTTCGCATCACCTCGGGTGCGGATGCGATCACCCGCTACGAGGACGATAGCGCGAAAGCCACGCGCAGTTTCTGCAGCACCTGCGGCTCGCCTGTGTTCTATCAGCGCGCTCGCTCGCCGCACATGGTGAACATCCCGCGCGCGCTATTTGCAGCACGAACCGGCCGCGAGCCGCTCTATCACGTCGCCATCGAGGAGGCGCCCGACTGGGCCTATATGGGCGCGCCGCTGATGCCGCTGAAGGGATTTCCCGGCGTGGTCTGGCAACGCGCGCAGCGTAGGAAGCGCGGCTCGCGCGAAGGAATGTTCTGACGCGGATGTCCGTACATCACTCCCATGGGCGCGCCGTTCAAAACATGATCGGAAAAAGTCTCTCCGCTGTCATTGCGAGGAGCCGTAGGCGACGAAGCAATCCAGACTGCCGCTGCGGACACACTCTGGATTGCTTCCGCCTTCGCCCGTTGGGCTTCGGCGGACACGTCGCTGCGCTCGCAATGACGCGGTGAGAGTTTGTAAAACAAATAAGACCCGTTGCTCGGAGGGAAACCCACCATGAAGAACCGCACCACCGGACGCTCGGCCTTCCTGGCGCTGCTCAAGGATGAGGGCATCACGCACCTGTTCGGCAATCCCGGCACCACCGAGCTGCCGATCATGCATGCGCTGAAGGATCACCCTGATCTCACCTACGTGATGGCGATGCAGGAGAGCCTGGTGGTGGCGATCGCCGACGGCTTCAGCCGCGCCTCGGGCCATCTCGTCGCCTGCAACGTGCATGTCGCGCCGGGGTTAGGCAATGCCATGGGCGCGCTCTACAACGCGCAGTTCACCGGCACGCCGATGATCCTGACCGCCGGCCAGCAGGAGCAGGGCCACGGCCTGATGGAGCCGCTGCTCTATGGTCCGCTGGTGCGCATGGCGGAGCCGCTGGTGAAATGGGCGGTCGAGGTGACGAGGCTGGAGGACCTGCCGCGCATCGTGCGCCGTGCCGCCAAGGTCGCGACCACGCCGCCGACCGGGCCGGTCTTCATTTCGCTGCCCGGCGACATCCTCAATGCCGAGGCCGGGATCGAGCTCGGTCGCTCGACACGGGTTGACCCACGCGTGCGTCCGTCCACCGAGGCCTTGCAGGCGCTGGCGCAGCGCATCCTAAAAGCGCAGCGGCCGATCATCATCACCGGCGACGAGATCGTCAAGAGCGATGCGTTGCGAGAAGCGGCTGAGTTCGCTGCGGCGATCGGCGCGCCGGTGCATCAGCAGTCGGCGCCCTATGGCGCACACTTCCTGTCCGAGCATCCCTGCTACATCGGCGCGCTGTCGCGGGCGCAGAAGCAGGTGCGCGAGCTGCTGGCGCCGCATGATCTGATGATCGTGCTCGGCGCCGATCCCTTGCGGATGTCCGTGCACAGCGAGACCGAGCCGCTGCCGGACGGCCTGCCGATCGTGCAGATCGGCTTGCTCGATTGGGAGCTTGGGAAGAACTTCGGCGCCGAGATCGCACTCAAGGCCGACGTCCGTGAGACCTTGCAGCAGCTGACGCCCCTGCTGCGCGATCTCGGCGGCGCCGCCCTGCAGGCGCGGGCGCAGGAGCGGATCGCGGGATTGTCGTCGAAGAACTGGAGTGCACGGCGCCGCACGCTCAGCGCTCAGATCGAAGCCGCGCGGGAGCGGATGCCGATCGATCCGGATTATCTCGCGCTTCAGGTCGCCGACGCCATGCCGGAGCACGGCATCCTGGTCGACGAAGGGCTGACCTCGGCGCGCTACATGACGGCGCTGTGGCCCTATCGCGACCGCTACAATTATCACGGCCTCGCCTCCGGCGGCATCGGCTGGGGCCTGCCGGCCTCGGTCGGCGTCAGCCTCGCCAATCCCGATCGTCCCGTCGTGTGCTACTCCGGTGACGGTAGCGCCATGTACTCGATCCAGGCGCTATGGACCGCCGCGCATCACAAGCTGCCGCTCTCGGTCGTGATCGTCAACAATGGCGGCTATCGCATCATCAAGCAGCGGCTGCTGTCGTTCCATGGCGACGACAACTACATCGGCATGGATTTCGCCGATCCGCCGGTGGATTTTGCAGGGCTGGCGCGCTCGCTCGGCTGCGAGGCCTTGCGCATCAGCGATCCCGGTGAGCTGAAGCCGACGCTCTCGGACGCGTTCCGTCGCCCCGGCGCCAAGCTGATCGAGGTCATGGTCAGCAACGCAGTGAATTGAAGGCAGCGCTGTCTCCTCCGCACCGTCGTCATTCCGGGACACGCGGGTCGCCGACAGCGAAGCTGTCTGCGACCCGCGTGAGCCCGGAATCCATATTCACAGGCGGATGTGGTGATGCGAGCTGGACATGACCCCCGTCTCTCCTCACGACCGCCTGTGGTTATGGATTCCGGGCTCATCCAAGTGCAGGACGGCTTCGCCATCCTGCACTTGGATGAGCCCGAATGACGACCTCATGAGCAGCGCCCCAAGAAAGCACTTTACGAATATCAGAATATATGCTTTATTCCCGAAATCCCGCCTCGACACGGAGGGGCGTTGCGCGCGATCGTCACGACACGCGGGGCGGGGAGCGATGGCCGCTGACGTGCCGCAGCGTAGCTTGCTACGCCGACGAACGGTGCGTTGCGGACGTGAAGGCGTGTGGTCCTGGCGCCCCGATGCTGGCGCTAAGTTGGCGGGTGATGATCCCGCTGACGACGGTGGCTATCAAGCCGGACACCGGGGAGAGCGCGCTATAAACGTGAAAACCGTCGCGCGGGGAATGCCGGATGTTCGGCTGAACCTGTGGTGACTGCCGCCTGCTTTCTTTGTTGCAGGCGGGCCATGGGTGAGGCCTTCACCCGGCATTCCCCGCGCCCTCCGTCTTGACGAGGGTGTTCACTGCCAAAAGCTCGGGTGCTCGATCGCACCGCGAGAACGAGAACGTATAATTCGATGACAGCAGCTAAGCTGCAGGGTGCTCAGAGCAAGCCAGCCGTGACAATGGTGGACTCGCGTTGGCGCCCGCTGGACGGTGCGCCCCCTCTCCCCGTTCTTCACGGGGAGAGGGTTGGGGTGAGGGGCAGACGCACGGGTGGTGTTCGCGGAGATACCTGTACCCTCTCACCCGGATGGCATCTGGCGACGCCATCCGACCTCTCCCCGCAAGCGGGGCGAGGTGCACCGAGCAAGCCGCACCGCGGTCGCGCTCCTCTCAGCGCCGCGCATTCGTCGAGTTCCGAAATTCGAGACCTGCTTGATATCAGCATTGAATTCAAAGCGAGCCCCTTCCGCTCGCCGCCCGATCCCGATATGACGCCGCCTTCGTTGTGACTGGAAAAGCGCCATGACCAGGATTGATGCAATCGCCCGTGCCCGTCAGGCCCTGACGAGCGGTGACTTTCTGGCCGAGCTCGGCCGGCGGGTCGCCTATCGCACCGAGAGCCTCAATCCGGAGCGCAAGGACGAGCTCGCCGCATACCTGACGAACGAGCTGACGCCGTCCTTTGCCGAACTGGGCTTCACCTCCGAGATCGTGCCCTCGCCGAGCAGCCGCTCGCCGTTCCTGATCGCCACCTATCACGAGAGCGACAGCGCTCCGACCGTGCTGAGCTATGGCCATGGCGACACCGTCGACGGCATGGCCGGGGAATGGCGCGACGGGCGCGATCCCTGGGCCGTGACGCCGGTCGGCAACCGCGCCTATGGCCGCGGCACCGCCGACAACAAGGGCCAGCACAGCATCAACATGGCGGCGCTGCGCGCCGTGCGCGAGGCGCGCGGCGGCACGCTCGGCTTCAATGCCAAGTTCATCATCGAGATGGGCGAAGAGATCGGCTCGCCCGATCTCGCCAAGGTGGCCGATCTGCATCGTGAGGCCTTGAAGGCCGACGTCTTCATCGGCTCGGACGGCCCGCGGCTGTCGACCGCGCGCCCGACCATCTTTCTCGGCTGCCGCGGCGGCGTGCGGCTGCACCTCGACGTCAATCTGCGTGACGGCGGCAATCATTCCGGCAATTGGGGCGGCGTGCTGGCCAATCCCGCCACCATTCTCGCCAATGCCGTCGCCACGCTGGTCGACGGCCATGGTCGCATCAAGCTCGACTCCTTGAAGCCGCCGCGCCTCACCAATGCGATCCGCGCCATCCTGGCGGATGTAAAGGTCGAGCCGACCGCCGACGAGCCGGCGCTGTCGGACAATTGGGGCGAGGAGGGGCTGACGCCGGCGGAGCGGCTCTTTGCCTGGAACACGCTCGAGGTGCTCGCAATCTCCTCAGGCAACATCGACAAGCCGGCGAATGCGATTCCGGGCCGCGCCCGCGCCGTGCTGCAGCTGCGCTTCGTGGTCGGCACCAAGGTCGACAGCATCGTCGCCGACGTGACAAATCATCTCGCCGCGCATGGTTTTCCGATGGTCGAGGTCAGCTCGGCGCAGAGCTTCATGGCCTCGCGCGCCGATCTCGACAGCCCGTGGATCAAATGGGCCGCCGACTCGATCCGGATGAGCACCGGCAAAGCGCCTGCCGTGCTGCCGAACTTCGGCGGCTCGCTGCCCAATGACGTCTTTGCTGACGTGTTGAAGATGCCGACGATGTGGGTGCCGCATTCCTATCCCGGCTGCTCGCAGCATGCGCCCGACGAGCACATTCTTCTGGATGTCACAGAAGAGGCGCTCGGTCTGATGGCCGGCCTGTTCTGGGATCTCGGCGAATTGCAGAAGCCGTTGTGAGCTGGGAAGGGAGCATGAGCACACATTCACCCGCGGGCTTGGTGCTCACCTCTCCCCTATTGCGCCTAATCGCGTCCGTGGCCGTCCTTCGAGACGCCCGCCTTTGGCGAGCTCCTCAGGACGAGGACTGAGTTCATGGCGAGATCCAAGACCCTCATGGTGAGGAGCGACGCGCCGATGAGGCAAATGGATCGCGAGGTCGTCGCGCGCGGCGCGTCTCGAACCATGAGGCCCGCCTGTATGCGATTGCGTTGCCGTGCGGGAACCGTCCGATTGAGACTTTCGTCTGGTCGCGGAGCCCGCCCCGGCCTTCGCAGTTTACCATCACGACGTTCTGCGCTGCCGCGTCGGCCCGAATGTCTTGTCGAAAGGGGCGCGGGACAGGCAATTTGTCGCAAGCGTCCGAGTACTTCCCGCCGTCAGGCGGTCTATGGTGCCCGCGCCCGCGCGGCTGGAGATCGTCCGGCGGCGGGCAGGATCAGTTTGAATTCGCTCTGGTTTATGCAAGCATCCGGCTATCGGCCGGATTGAGGAGATCAGTTATGAAGCAGCTTCGCCTAATGGGTCTTGCCTTCGCCGCCGCGCTCTGCGCCGGCCAGGTGCAGGCTGAGGAATTGACCGGGACGTTGAAGAACATCAAGGAGACCGGCGCCATCACGCTCGGCGTGCGCGACTCCTCGATTCCGTTCTCCTACCTCGACGACAATCAGAAGCCGATCGGCTTCGCCATCGACATCTGCATGGGCATCGTCGATGCCGTGAAGAAGGAGCTCAAGCTCGACAAGCTCGAGGTCAAGCTCAATCCCGTGACGTCGTCGACCCGCATTCCGCTGCTCGCCAACGGCACCATCGATCTCGAATGCGGCTCGACCACCAACAATGCCGACCGCCAGAAGCAGATCTCCTTCACCAACACCCACTTCCTGACCGCGAGCCGCTACGTCTCGAAGAAGGCGAGCAACATCAACGCGATTGATGATCTGAAGGGCAAGACGGTCGTGTCGACCGCCGGCACCACCAACATCAAGCAGCTCACGGAAGCCAATGCCGCGCGCAATCTCGGCATCAACATCATCCCGGCCAAGGATCATGCCGAGGCCTTCCTGATGGTCGAGACCGATCGCGCCGTCGCCTTCGTGATGGACGACATTCTTCTGGCAAGCCTCGTCGCCGGCTCGAAGGATCCGGCCGCCTACGTCGTCTCCAAGGATGCGTTCTCGAAGCCCGAGCCCTACGGCATCATGCTGCGCAAGGACGATCCGCAGTTCAAGAAGGTCGTCGATGCCGCGACCGCCAAGATCTACACCAGCGGCGAGGGCGCCAAGCTGTACGACAAGTGGTTCATGCAGAAGATCCCGCCGAAGGGTCTGAACTTGAACACCCCGCTGTCGGCGGAGCTGAAGGCCGAGTTCGCCAAGCCGTCGGATTCGCCGGATCCGGATTCGTACAAGCCGTAAGTTGAGAGTGTGCACAGTTCGTGCGGCAGACTCGGTGCTCACCTCTCCCCGTTTGCGGGGGCGCGACGAGCTTCGCTCGCGCTGAGAGGTCGGATTGCATCGCAAGATGCAATCCGGGTGAGGGGGTACAGGTCTCTCCACGGGCACTCCCCGTGCGTCTGCCCCTCACCCCGACCCTCTCCCCGTAAGAACGGGGAGAGGGAGCGCACCGTCCGGGGGGATAGCTCGGATCCAATTTTGAGGTGGCGTAGCCACACTGGCCCGTGGATTGCATCAGCTGGACGGAATGAGCTTGATCTAACGACCTCGATCCTATCAGCTGATTGCATCGGCTCAGCGCCAAGCTAACTCTGTCTGGATGTCCCCGTGAACTACACCTGGAATTGGCACATCTTCCTGGAGCCGAACCCGACCGGGGCCGGTACCTATTTCGACATGCTGCTGGCGGGGCTGAAGGTCACGATCGTGACGTCGCTGACCGCCTGGGTGATCGCGCTGATCTGCGGCACGATCGTCGGCATCCTGCGCACGCTGCCTTCGAAGGCGGCCGGCTGGATCGGCTTCGCCTATGTCGAATTCTTCCGCAACATGCCGCTGTTGGTGCAGCTGTTCCTGTGGTTCTTCGTGCTGCCGGAGCTGCTGCCGCGGACCGCCGGTCTGTGGCTGAAGCAGATGCCGAATGCGCCGTTCTTCACCGCCGCGGTCGGCATCGGCCTGTTCATGTCGGCGCGCGTCGCCGTGCAGCTGGCGGCCGGCATCGGCTCGCTGCCGCGCGGTCAGAAGCTGGCCGCGACCGCGCTCGGCCTCACCACGCTCCAGGCCTACCGTTACGTACTGCTGCCGATGGCCTTCCGCATCATCCTGCCGCCGCTGACGTCCGAATTTCTCAACACGGTCAAGAACAGCGCGGTCGCGATCACGATCGGCCTGATCGAGCTGACGGGCGCTGCGCGCGCCATGCAGGAATTCTCGTTCCAGGTGTTCGAGGCCTTCAGCGCCGCCACGCTGATGTATCTCGTCATCAACATCGTCGTCGTGATCGGCATGCGGCTGCTCGAGCGTGCCGTGGCGATCCCCGGCTACATCACGGGCAAATGAGATGCTGGCCAATTTCGATTTCGACGTCATCCGCCGCTCGCTAGCGTACCTCTTCATCGACGGCATGACCTTCACGCTGACGCTGACCGCGCTGGCGGCGGCGGGCGGCCTCGTGTTCGGCACCATGATCGCGCTGATGCGCCTGTCCGGCTATCGCGTGATGGGCTGGATCGCCGGGCTCTATGTCGACTTCATGCGCTCGCTGCCGCTGGTGCTGGTGATCTTCTGGTTCTACTTCCTGGTGCCATATATCGGGCAGTGGATCACCGGATCGTCCCGCCCGATCAAGGTCGGTGCGTTCGCGTCCTCGCTGATCACCTTCATCCTGTTCGAGGCGGCCTATTTCTCCGAGATCATGCGTGCCGGCATCCAGTCGATCTCGCGCGGGCAGCCGGCCGCGGCCTCGGCGCTCGGCCTGACCTATGCGCAGACGATGCGCTACGTCGTGCTGCCGCAGGCCTTCCGCAACATGCTGCCGGTGCTGCTGACCCAGACCATCGTGCTGTTCCAGGACACTTCGCTGGTCTACGTGCTCTCGATCCCGGACTTCCTCGGTGCTGCCTCCAAGGTCGCCCAGCGCGACGGCCGCCTGGTCGAGATGTATCTGTTCGCGGCCCTGATCTACTTCACCATCTCCTGTATCGCGTCCTACTGCGTCCGCCGCCTGCAGTCGCGCATCGCCATCATCAGGTAGTCGGCTCCCATGATCGAAATCAGCCACGTCAACAAATGGTACAGCCCGAGCTTCCAGGTGCTGAAGGACTGCTCCACCTCCGTCGCCAAGGGCGAGGTGGTGGTGGTCTGCGGGCCCTCGGGCTCCGGCAAATCGACCCTGATCAAATGCGTCAACGCGCTGGAGCCGTTCCAGGACGGCTCGATCACCATCGACGGCCTCAAGGTCAATGATCCCAAGACCAACCTGCCGAAGCTGCGCTCGCGCGTCGGCATGGTGTTCCAGCACTTCGAGCTGTTTCCGCATCTGAAGATCATCGACAATCTCTGCCTCGCCCAGCAGAAGGTGCTGGGGCGCGGCCATGAGGAAGCGGTTGCCAGGGGCATGAAGCTGCTGGAGCGCGTCGGTCTCAAGGAGCAGGCGGAGAAGTTTCCGGCGCAGCTCTCGGGAGGCCAGCAGCAGCGCGTAGCGATCGCGCGGGCGCTCGCGATGGATCCGATTGCGATGCTGTTCGACGAGCCGACCTCGGCGCTCGATCCGGAGATGATCAGCGAGGTGCTCGACGTCATGGTCGATCTCGCCCGCGAGGGCATGACCATGATGGTCGTGACCCACGAGATGGGCTTCGCCAAGAAGGTTGCCCACCGCGTCATCTTCATGGACCGCGGCGAGATCGTCGAGGATGCCAAGAAGGAGGATTTCTTCGGCACCCCGCGCAGCGAGCGCGCGCAGCAGTTCCTGTCGAAGATCCTGTCGCATTGAGGGAGTTGTCGTTTGCGGGCCATGGTTCTGTCGCCGCATAAGTGCATGGAGTTCGTGTCCACGTCTCTCCGCGTCGTCATGGCCGGGCTTGTCCCGGCCATCCACGTCGACCGGCCCAGAGGAGCGACGTGGATGCCCGGGACAAGCCCGGGCATGACGAGTAATTCATCGGCAGATGCTCTTTTGGCCCGATACCCGACAACTCATAGTTCGAACGTGAATTACTAGGAGACACGTCCTTGGACCCGATCGCTTACGTCAATGGCGCCTTCGTTCCCCTGTCGGAGGCCAAGGTCTCGATCCTCGACCGCGGCTTCCTGTTCGCCGACGGCATCTACGAGGTGGCGGCGGTGCTCGACGGCAAGCTGGTCGACAGTGCCCCGCACCTTGCCCGGCTGGAGCGCTCGGTCGGCGAGATCGGCCTGGCGCTGCCGGAGAGCCTGGCGCGCATCGAGGAGCTGCAGAAGGAGCTGGTCGCGCGCAACGGCCTCGACCAGGGCATGGTCTATCTGCAGGTCACGCGCGGCGCCGACAAAAGCCGCGACTTTCCGTTTCCGAAGGGCGACGTCAAGCCGACGCTGGTGATGTTCGTGACCGCCAAGAACATCGTCGACGCGCCCTCGGCCAAGACCGGCATCGGCGTCATCACCGTGCCCGACATCCGCTGGGAACGGCGCGACATCAAGAGCGTGGCGTTGCTGGCGCAGGTGCTGGCCAAGCAGGCCGCCGCTGCGGCCGGCGCCGGCGAAGCCTGGATGGTCGAGGATGGCCACGTCACCGAAGGCGGTTCATCTTCGGCCTTCATCCTGACCAGGGACGACGTCATCGTGACGCGGCCGAACTCGAACGCGATCCTGCCGGGCTGCACCCGCAAGGCGGTGGTGAAGCTCGCCGAGGAGCGCCAGCTCAAGGTCGAGGAGCGGCTGTTCACGGTGGAGGAAGCGCTCGCCGCCAAGGAAGCCTTCATCACCAGCGCGAGCTCGTTCGTGCAGCCGGTGGTGACGATCGACGGCAAGCCGGTCGGCGACGGCAGACCGGGGCCTGTGGCTGCGCGCCTGCGCGAGATCTATGTCGATTTTGCGCGTGCGACCGCGGTGTAAGGAGGAGCGCAGCGACAGAGCAGGTGCAGCATCGAAACACCGTTTGCATCGTCCGGCGCTTTGCTATCGTGGCGCCGAACGACACAAAAAACAGGGAGGAGTTTCGATGATCTATCGTCTCAGTCTGCTCGCGGCGGCCGCCATCTTGGGCGCCGTGCCTCTGGCAGGACCGGCAATGGCCGATGACGGCTGGGTGACCCTGGTCGATGCCACGACCAAGGCCGACTTCAGCGAGGTCGGCAAGGCCAATTGGGAGATGAAGGACGGCGCGCTGTCAGCCGACAAGCTCGACGGCAAGGATCCGTCCTATCTGGTGACCAAGACCAGCTACAAGGATTTCCAGATCAAGGCCGAGTTCTGGGTCGACGACGCCGCCAACAGCGGCATCTTCATCCGCTGCGACCAGGCCGAGAAGATCGACTCCAACATCTGCTACGAGGTCAACATCTTCGACAAGCGGCCCGACCCGAAATACGGCACCGGCGCCATCGTCGATGTGTCGAAGGTCGAGCCGATGCCGAAGGCCGGCGGCAAGTGGAACACCTACGAGATCACCGCCAAGGGCACCCGGCTGACCGTTATTCTCAACGGCGAGAAGACCGCCGACGTCGATGACAGCAAGCACGCGGCGGGACCGATCGCCCTGCAATACGGCTCGGGCGTGGTGAAGTTCAGGAAGGTGCAGATCAAGCCGCTCTAGCGGCCGCGCATTCCGGGCAGCGGCGCTGGCCGCGACTGGCGCGTGAGAGGCTCTTGCAGTACCAGCGGCGCGCCATCATCTGCAGGGGATGGCGGGCCAGACGGGCCAGCGTCACCAGTTCGAGCATGGCGGGCATTGCAGGCTCCTTTAATCTTTTCCGGCATTGACGAGATGGGGCGGCACTTCGTTTATGGAAGTGCCGCCCCAGTCGCATCAGCCATGCAGCTTCTTGGCGGTTTCGGCGATGACGCGGCCCTGATAGCGCGCCCCGGCCAACTCGTTCTCGCTCGGCTGCCGGCTGCCGTCACCGCCGGTGATGGTGGTCGCGCCGTAGGGCGAGCCGCCGGTGACCTCGTCGAGCTTCATCTGGCCGGCGAAGCCGTAGTTGAGGCCGACGATGGTCATGCCGAAGTGCAAGAGGTTGGTGATGATCGAAAACAGCGTCACTTCCTGTCCGCCATGCTGGGTCG encodes:
- a CDS encoding alkene reductase, with the protein product MLPALFSPLNVGPYHLKHRVVMAPLTRMRADKATLAPRPLNVDYYAQRTTPGGLIIAEATPVLPTGTGSPNVPGIYSEAQIAGWKPVVDAVHARGGLIFLQLWHVGRVSHSSFQPGGLLPVAPSAIAIGDDLKAMTSDGKVVPYETPRALDTDEIPGIVAAYGQAARNALAAGFDGVEVHGANGYLIEQFLQTRTNQRTDRYGGGIENRSRFLLEVTQAVIDACGADKVGVRLSPYGIANGSGEPEPMPLYTHAIQALNNLGIAYLHLIEPRSSGAGRADVNWQNVPSALQLFRPIWKGVLIGAGGFTGEPAEAAIKAGHADAIAFGRYFISNPDLPRRLQHGWPLTPYHRPTFYGGDAKGYIDYPVYDEMAPA
- a CDS encoding GFA family protein: MPKSSPPAGIASGQCLCGRVAFEIDVPARWAWHDHSAPSRRAHGAAYATYVGSWRKRLRITSGADAITRYEDDSAKATRSFCSTCGSPVFYQRARSPHMVNIPRALFAARTGREPLYHVAIEEAPDWAYMGAPLMPLKGFPGVVWQRAQRRKRGSREGMF
- a CDS encoding thiamine pyrophosphate-binding protein, with amino-acid sequence MKNRTTGRSAFLALLKDEGITHLFGNPGTTELPIMHALKDHPDLTYVMAMQESLVVAIADGFSRASGHLVACNVHVAPGLGNAMGALYNAQFTGTPMILTAGQQEQGHGLMEPLLYGPLVRMAEPLVKWAVEVTRLEDLPRIVRRAAKVATTPPTGPVFISLPGDILNAEAGIELGRSTRVDPRVRPSTEALQALAQRILKAQRPIIITGDEIVKSDALREAAEFAAAIGAPVHQQSAPYGAHFLSEHPCYIGALSRAQKQVRELLAPHDLMIVLGADPLRMSVHSETEPLPDGLPIVQIGLLDWELGKNFGAEIALKADVRETLQQLTPLLRDLGGAALQARAQERIAGLSSKNWSARRRTLSAQIEAARERMPIDPDYLALQVADAMPEHGILVDEGLTSARYMTALWPYRDRYNYHGLASGGIGWGLPASVGVSLANPDRPVVCYSGDGSAMYSIQALWTAAHHKLPLSVVIVNNGGYRIIKQRLLSFHGDDNYIGMDFADPPVDFAGLARSLGCEALRISDPGELKPTLSDAFRRPGAKLIEVMVSNAVN
- a CDS encoding M20 family metallopeptidase — protein: MTRIDAIARARQALTSGDFLAELGRRVAYRTESLNPERKDELAAYLTNELTPSFAELGFTSEIVPSPSSRSPFLIATYHESDSAPTVLSYGHGDTVDGMAGEWRDGRDPWAVTPVGNRAYGRGTADNKGQHSINMAALRAVREARGGTLGFNAKFIIEMGEEIGSPDLAKVADLHREALKADVFIGSDGPRLSTARPTIFLGCRGGVRLHLDVNLRDGGNHSGNWGGVLANPATILANAVATLVDGHGRIKLDSLKPPRLTNAIRAILADVKVEPTADEPALSDNWGEEGLTPAERLFAWNTLEVLAISSGNIDKPANAIPGRARAVLQLRFVVGTKVDSIVADVTNHLAAHGFPMVEVSSAQSFMASRADLDSPWIKWAADSIRMSTGKAPAVLPNFGGSLPNDVFADVLKMPTMWVPHSYPGCSQHAPDEHILLDVTEEALGLMAGLFWDLGELQKPL
- a CDS encoding amino acid ABC transporter substrate-binding protein; protein product: MKQLRLMGLAFAAALCAGQVQAEELTGTLKNIKETGAITLGVRDSSIPFSYLDDNQKPIGFAIDICMGIVDAVKKELKLDKLEVKLNPVTSSTRIPLLANGTIDLECGSTTNNADRQKQISFTNTHFLTASRYVSKKASNINAIDDLKGKTVVSTAGTTNIKQLTEANAARNLGINIIPAKDHAEAFLMVETDRAVAFVMDDILLASLVAGSKDPAAYVVSKDAFSKPEPYGIMLRKDDPQFKKVVDAATAKIYTSGEGAKLYDKWFMQKIPPKGLNLNTPLSAELKAEFAKPSDSPDPDSYKP
- a CDS encoding amino acid ABC transporter permease, with the translated sequence MNYTWNWHIFLEPNPTGAGTYFDMLLAGLKVTIVTSLTAWVIALICGTIVGILRTLPSKAAGWIGFAYVEFFRNMPLLVQLFLWFFVLPELLPRTAGLWLKQMPNAPFFTAAVGIGLFMSARVAVQLAAGIGSLPRGQKLAATALGLTTLQAYRYVLLPMAFRIILPPLTSEFLNTVKNSAVAITIGLIELTGAARAMQEFSFQVFEAFSAATLMYLVINIVVVIGMRLLERAVAIPGYITGK
- a CDS encoding amino acid ABC transporter permease, with translation MLANFDFDVIRRSLAYLFIDGMTFTLTLTALAAAGGLVFGTMIALMRLSGYRVMGWIAGLYVDFMRSLPLVLVIFWFYFLVPYIGQWITGSSRPIKVGAFASSLITFILFEAAYFSEIMRAGIQSISRGQPAAASALGLTYAQTMRYVVLPQAFRNMLPVLLTQTIVLFQDTSLVYVLSIPDFLGAASKVAQRDGRLVEMYLFAALIYFTISCIASYCVRRLQSRIAIIR
- a CDS encoding amino acid ABC transporter ATP-binding protein, with translation MIEISHVNKWYSPSFQVLKDCSTSVAKGEVVVVCGPSGSGKSTLIKCVNALEPFQDGSITIDGLKVNDPKTNLPKLRSRVGMVFQHFELFPHLKIIDNLCLAQQKVLGRGHEEAVARGMKLLERVGLKEQAEKFPAQLSGGQQQRVAIARALAMDPIAMLFDEPTSALDPEMISEVLDVMVDLAREGMTMMVVTHEMGFAKKVAHRVIFMDRGEIVEDAKKEDFFGTPRSERAQQFLSKILSH
- a CDS encoding D-amino-acid transaminase, with the translated sequence MDPIAYVNGAFVPLSEAKVSILDRGFLFADGIYEVAAVLDGKLVDSAPHLARLERSVGEIGLALPESLARIEELQKELVARNGLDQGMVYLQVTRGADKSRDFPFPKGDVKPTLVMFVTAKNIVDAPSAKTGIGVITVPDIRWERRDIKSVALLAQVLAKQAAAAAGAGEAWMVEDGHVTEGGSSSAFILTRDDVIVTRPNSNAILPGCTRKAVVKLAEERQLKVEERLFTVEEALAAKEAFITSASSFVQPVVTIDGKPVGDGRPGPVAARLREIYVDFARATAV